In Pseudanabaena yagii GIHE-NHR1, the following proteins share a genomic window:
- a CDS encoding cytochrome c oxidase subunit II — translation MKVNNKLISIVVIIGLIIAASIWYGRNNGLLPVAAGDEATLYDGLFNTILAIAAGFFLIVEGVLLYSIIKFRKRKGDEADGPAIHENLTLEIAWTAIPTVIVMWVAIYSFDVYTAMQGTQDLSGMAHGGMHNAVAHVDHAAHHESGGMHSNPMTSKATLASSNNNGVMMAGVIPSEDSDVVAINVSAMQFAWVFNYTDEIATAELHVPVGKKIRLNMNAVDVLHAFWVPQLRIKQDVIPGRETYLEFTPRVVGEYPVVCAELCGSYHGGMRTTMVIDTPEDYAKWLKEQQEIASNDPEAIVASRPPSQMSEQEYLAGKVAQMGMTSKK, via the coding sequence ATGAAAGTAAACAACAAACTAATTTCCATAGTCGTCATCATTGGGCTGATCATTGCCGCCAGCATCTGGTATGGTCGCAACAATGGCTTGCTTCCCGTTGCCGCAGGTGATGAAGCTACTTTGTATGACGGCTTATTCAACACGATCCTTGCGATCGCTGCGGGATTTTTCCTCATCGTTGAGGGAGTCTTGCTATATTCAATCATCAAATTTCGGAAGCGCAAAGGCGATGAAGCCGATGGACCTGCAATCCACGAGAACCTAACCCTCGAAATAGCTTGGACAGCAATTCCTACTGTAATTGTGATGTGGGTCGCGATTTATAGCTTTGATGTCTATACTGCGATGCAAGGTACACAAGATCTGAGTGGTATGGCTCATGGTGGAATGCACAATGCCGTTGCCCATGTAGATCATGCTGCCCATCATGAAAGTGGTGGAATGCACTCAAATCCTATGACATCGAAAGCAACACTAGCTTCGTCGAATAATAATGGCGTAATGATGGCGGGGGTCATACCATCAGAGGATTCCGATGTTGTCGCGATCAATGTCAGTGCCATGCAGTTTGCTTGGGTTTTTAACTACACTGATGAAATTGCCACTGCGGAATTACATGTGCCTGTCGGCAAAAAGATTCGTTTAAATATGAATGCTGTTGATGTTCTCCATGCTTTTTGGGTTCCTCAATTACGCATCAAACAGGACGTAATTCCCGGACGTGAAACCTATCTCGAATTTACGCCCCGTGTTGTTGGGGAATATCCTGTCGTCTGCGCTGAGCTGTGCGGTTCCTATCATGGCGGTATGCGTACCACTATGGTGATTGATACTCCCGAAGACTATGCCAAGTGGCTCAAGGAACAGCAAGAAATCGCTAGCAACGATCCCGAAGCGATCGTCGCCTCACGTCCTCCATCCCAAATGTCGGAGCAGGAATACCTTGCAGGTAAGGTCGCTCAAATGGGCATGACAAGTAAAAAGTAA